The Bradyrhizobium sp. WSM471 genome includes the window GATCACGGAGGCGGCGGCGGATCTGTCGACCTCTCGCAAGAGGATCACTGACGCCTCCTTTCGAATTCCCGCCATCTCTTGAGGTCAAGCAATGTTCAAACGATCGGCTGTTCACTATGGCCGCACGCCAGAAGCCATCACTCCCTATCAACGCGCAGCCCAGGTCTGGGATGATCGCATTGGGTCTGCGCGCGTGCAGGCCAAGAACTGGCGCCTGATGGCCTTTGGCTGCCTCTTCTTATCAGCCGGCTTTGCCGGCGCCCTGGTCTGGCAATCCGCGCACGGGACGATCACGCCCTGGGTGGTCGAGGTCGATCAATTGGGGGAAGCGAAAGCCGTTGCTCCGGCAAATGCAGGCTATCAACCGACCGATCCGCAAATAGCCTTTCACCTGGCGCGCTTCATCGAGCATGTGCGTGGCCTGCCGATGGACGCCATTGTCCTGCGCGAAAACTGGCTCCACGCCTACGACTTTACAACCGATCGCGGTGCGGCCGCACTGAATGACTACGCCCGCAACAACGATCCATTCGCCAAGCTCGGCAAGACGCAAATTGCGATCGAGGTCTCGAGCGTCATTCGGGCATCCCCTGAGAGCTTTCGCCTCGCTTGGGTCGAACGCCGCTACGACAACGGTCAGCTTGCTGCAACCGAGCGGTGGAGCGCGATCGTCAGCGTCATCGTGGAGATGCCTCGCGATCTCGATCGCCTACGCAAAAATCCCCTTGGCATCTACGTGAATGCCATCAACTGGTCGAAGGAGCTGGGCTAGTCATGCCGTCAGGTCTCGTTATTGCGTCACAGAGGGGCCGCCCGAGCCTGGCTCTGGCTCTCATGATTGGTGTGTCCACCCTTGGCGGTTGCACCACGTTCAAACCGCCGCAAATTAGTTACGATAGCGACGTCCCGCCAGCTCCAGATCTGCCGGCGCTTGCCGACGATCGGCCGCGGCCGCTGCATGTCCCACCGGCCTGGAAGGCGGCCCGCGGCGGCAAGAACGCGGAAGCCAAGGAGCCGATTGAACGGATTGAGACCGCGAATGACGCCGCACGTGTGCAGCCGCGGAAGGCTGGCTACTTCAATGCGGTGCAGGTGTTTTCGTATAGTCCGGGCGCTCTCTATCAGGTCTATGCCGCTCCGGGGCAGATCACGGACATTGCGCTGGAGCCCGGTGAGCAGCTGATCGGCTCGGGACCGGTCGCCGCCGGTGACACCGCCCGCTGGGTGTTCGGCGACACCGAAAGCGGCAGCGGCGACACGCGACGTGTGCACATCATGGTGAAGCCGACACGTCCGACGATCGAGACCAATCTCGTCGTCAACACCGACCGCCGCACTTACCTGATGGAACTGCGCTCCCGGGAAAAGCCCTACATGCCACAGGTCGCGTGGTTCTATCCGGAGGACCGGACCGCGCGTGGTCGAGCTCTGCCGCCCACACCCGTCATCCCGGATCAGGCGCAGCGCCGTTACCGCTACGCCATCGAGGGAGACAGCCCGCCCTGGCGTCCTGTCAATGCCTATGACGATGGGCGCAAGGTTTACATCGAGTTTTCGCCCGGCGTCGGCCAGGGCGAGATGCCGCCGCTGTTCGTGATCGGGCCTGATGGCAAGACCGAGCTCGTCAACTATCGCGCTTACGGCAATGTGCTGATCGTCGATCGGCTGTTCGCGGCCGCGGAACTGAGGTTGGGGGAGGAGCACCAGCAGAAGGTCAGGATCGTCCGAACCGACGGGAGGTCGCTATGACAGAGACTGGCCAGCCGAATGACACACCCAAGAACCCTCCGCGAGTCAAACCGCCGGAAGATATCGCCGAAACCCTTCGGCTCCGGCCGGAACGGCCGCAAGTTACGCGCCTATCGCGCAAGGTGCTTGCGGGTGGTAGCGCCCTTTTGCTGCTGCTCATCTCTGGTGCGGTCTTCTGGGCTCTGCAGCAGAAGCGATCACGCACGCCGGCCGCCAAGGAGCTTTACGCGACCGACCACCACAACGTCGCCGATCAGCTTGCAACCTTGCCGAAGGACTATGCTGAGATCCCGAAGGAGGTGCCGCGCCTTGGACCACCTTTACCCGGCGATCTTGGCCGGCCGATCGTTGCAGCACAGGGCTCTTCGACGGCCAGCCCGCTGGGTATTGACGCGGAACAGCAGCGCGTCAATCAGGAGAGCGAGGCGGCACGCACCAGCAAGGTGTTTGCCAGCACGAACGTCCGCGCACAGGCCACTGTCACATCGCCAAGTGAAGCCCCATCAAATGCAGCGCCATCATCCGACGAAGCATTTTCCCAGAATGGTCAGGATCGAAAACTTGCATTCGTCAGTGCTTCCGTTGACCGTCGAACCACCAGTCACGATCGCCTGGCAAGACCGGTCTCTCCCTTTGTGGTCCAGGCGGGAACGGTCATTCCGGCCGCTCTTATCACGGGGATTCGGTCCGACCTGCCTGGGCAGATCACGGCCCAAGTCACAGAAGCGGTATACGATTCCCCTACCGGACGAGCTCGCCTTATCCCGCAAGGAGCCCGGTTGATCGGGACGTATGATAGCCAAGTCGCATTTGGCCAATCGCGCGTGCTCCTGGTGTGGACGCGCCTCATCATGCCAAATGGGCGGTCGATCGTGCTGGAGCGGCAGCCGGGCGCAGATGCCGCGGGCTACTCTGGGCTTGAGGATGAGGTCGACAACCATTGGAAGGAGCTGTTGGGGGCCGCTGCGCTTTCGACGCTGCTCGCCGTCGGCACCGAGGTGAATTCCGGATCGGATACGGGTAGCATCAACAGCGACCTCATCGCTGCGCTCCGCCGCGGGGCGGGGGACTCGATGAACCAGACGGGCCAGCAGGTGGTCCGCCGCAATCTCAACATCCAGCCGACTTTGACGATTCGTCCGGGATTTCCGGTGCGGGTGATCGTCAACCGTGACCTGGTGCTCGAACCATACAGAGGCTGAAGACGATGACAAAGCTTAAACTTGGAGCGATCGAAGACGATAAGCCGATCAAGATTACGCATGAACTCCCGGCGAGCGTGCACAGGGATCTCGTGGCATATTCCGAAATCCTTGCACAAGAGAGCGGACAGCCGATCGGGGAGCCGGCGAAACTGATTGCACCCATGTTGGCACGGTTCATGGCAGCGGACAGAAGTTTTCGGAAGGCTCGACGGGCCCGTCAACATCCGAGCGGAGGCGAGGGATAGCGCTCAGAAAGCAAGTTCAAGAAGGCCGCCAACGCAGGGTTTTCATTGTCGTCTCGCCAGTATGCCGAAAAGTCGAATCGGCTCGGACCCGCTCCATCGCGCAATTCGCGGTAGACGAGGCCTGCATAGTTGATGCCCATGTCGGATTCCAGCACCAGGCTGATTCCTGTGTTCATCCTGATCAGGCTCTTGATGATACCGCGGCTGACGTCGTGGCGCTCGAGTTTAGGACGGTCCTCAGGCGACACGAGCTTGGAAATGAGAAGATCTTCAAACTCTTTTCCCGGATCGTAATGGCTCAGCAGGACCGTCTCACCGCGCAGGTCAGTCCAATAGACTGTGTCGCGCGCGGTGAGGGGATGATCATGGGGTAAGGCGACCAGAACACGTTCGCTCCACAGCGGCATCACCCGGTTGTCGAGTAACGGCAGGTTCCCAGTGACGATCAGGATATCGAGAACGCCGTTGCGAAGTGCAGTCGCGAGGCGTGTTCGCGATTTCTCGATCGTCACAAGCTCGATTTGCGGGAATCGCTGCTTGAAATCCAACAAGGACGTCTGCAGGTTTCCAATTGAAAGTGAGGTGCAGAGCCCGACACTCAGCCGGCCAGCCTCGCTGTTCCGTACAGCCTTCGCGGTCGCGATGAGCGCATCGAACTCCTCCAGAATTGTCCTTGCCAAGCGAAGAACACTGCGGCCTGCCTGCGTGGGGCGCACACCACCGCTGAAGCGCTCAAAAACCGCAATTCCCAGGTGATATTCGATCTCGCTGATTCTTCGGCTGAGACTCGATTGTTGGGTTCTCAGCAATTCCGCCGCTTGACGGAGGCTGCCACAATCAGCCGCAGCCACAACCGATTGCAGGTGTTTCAGTTCGATTGCCTTGCTGGCTTGAACGGAGGGTGTTGATCGACGTGGTTTGTGCATCGTAAGTCTTAAGCAGATAGGTTTCCGCTCCATGCGCAGCGATGCCCCGATTGTAGTTGCTTCCAGATCCTAGGCGGCCGCTCGGATGACTGGAGCCCAGAGCACCGGACCTGAGATGTGTCCTGCTTTGAGGATGCGACGCAACGCATCGGGCGAGACCTCCAGGTATCCAGCAATGGCCGTGGTGTTGCCGAGAGGACGAGCTTTTCCGGTTTTGCGGAGCGGCCAGCCCGCGCGCCGAAGAATGCGTTCCATCCGGGCGTCAGTGACGGTAACGATTTCGGTCAATTCAATCGAAAGGCCGAATTCAATCATGCCCGCAAATAGCTCGTAAGTAGCAGTAGCAAGTCCACCACTTGACTTCGGCGCATCCAGAGGAACATCGAGCGCGAATCGACTGCTCTCCCAAATCCGGTCGCTTCGTGGCGCCGGCTGCCCGTCCAGAAGGATCGGGAAGGTGTCTCTCAGCATGGTTGGGCCGGTCGAAGGCAGAAGTCGGACGCAACCCTGAATACGTCCAGCGTTCGAGCGGTTCAGGAGGTGCACGGGTCGAAGGACATCAAACTCGTCGACTTCCATCTCGCCGCTGACCTCGACGTTCCAGTCCAGGCGCTGTTTGAAA containing:
- a CDS encoding DUF2274 domain-containing protein; its protein translation is MTKLKLGAIEDDKPIKITHELPASVHRDLVAYSEILAQESGQPIGEPAKLIAPMLARFMAADRSFRKARRARQHPSGGEG
- a CDS encoding TrbI/VirB10 family protein, encoding MTETGQPNDTPKNPPRVKPPEDIAETLRLRPERPQVTRLSRKVLAGGSALLLLLISGAVFWALQQKRSRTPAAKELYATDHHNVADQLATLPKDYAEIPKEVPRLGPPLPGDLGRPIVAAQGSSTASPLGIDAEQQRVNQESEAARTSKVFASTNVRAQATVTSPSEAPSNAAPSSDEAFSQNGQDRKLAFVSASVDRRTTSHDRLARPVSPFVVQAGTVIPAALITGIRSDLPGQITAQVTEAVYDSPTGRARLIPQGARLIGTYDSQVAFGQSRVLLVWTRLIMPNGRSIVLERQPGADAAGYSGLEDEVDNHWKELLGAAALSTLLAVGTEVNSGSDTGSINSDLIAALRRGAGDSMNQTGQQVVRRNLNIQPTLTIRPGFPVRVIVNRDLVLEPYRG
- the trbG gene encoding P-type conjugative transfer protein TrbG; this encodes MPSGLVIASQRGRPSLALALMIGVSTLGGCTTFKPPQISYDSDVPPAPDLPALADDRPRPLHVPPAWKAARGGKNAEAKEPIERIETANDAARVQPRKAGYFNAVQVFSYSPGALYQVYAAPGQITDIALEPGEQLIGSGPVAAGDTARWVFGDTESGSGDTRRVHIMVKPTRPTIETNLVVNTDRRTYLMELRSREKPYMPQVAWFYPEDRTARGRALPPTPVIPDQAQRRYRYAIEGDSPPWRPVNAYDDGRKVYIEFSPGVGQGEMPPLFVIGPDGKTELVNYRAYGNVLIVDRLFAAAELRLGEEHQQKVRIVRTDGRSL
- a CDS encoding LysR family transcriptional regulator; protein product: MHKPRRSTPSVQASKAIELKHLQSVVAAADCGSLRQAAELLRTQQSSLSRRISEIEYHLGIAVFERFSGGVRPTQAGRSVLRLARTILEEFDALIATAKAVRNSEAGRLSVGLCTSLSIGNLQTSLLDFKQRFPQIELVTIEKSRTRLATALRNGVLDILIVTGNLPLLDNRVMPLWSERVLVALPHDHPLTARDTVYWTDLRGETVLLSHYDPGKEFEDLLISKLVSPEDRPKLERHDVSRGIIKSLIRMNTGISLVLESDMGINYAGLVYRELRDGAGPSRFDFSAYWRDDNENPALAAFLNLLSERYPSPPLGC
- a CDS encoding acyl-homoserine-lactone synthase; this encodes MMQLIRPEYYGEFVDDLTEMHRLRYRVFKQRLDWNVEVSGEMEVDEFDVLRPVHLLNRSNAGRIQGCVRLLPSTGPTMLRDTFPILLDGQPAPRSDRIWESSRFALDVPLDAPKSSGGLATATYELFAGMIEFGLSIELTEIVTVTDARMERILRRAGWPLRKTGKARPLGNTTAIAGYLEVSPDALRRILKAGHISGPVLWAPVIRAAA
- the trbF gene encoding conjugal transfer protein TrbF; amino-acid sequence: MFKRSAVHYGRTPEAITPYQRAAQVWDDRIGSARVQAKNWRLMAFGCLFLSAGFAGALVWQSAHGTITPWVVEVDQLGEAKAVAPANAGYQPTDPQIAFHLARFIEHVRGLPMDAIVLRENWLHAYDFTTDRGAAALNDYARNNDPFAKLGKTQIAIEVSSVIRASPESFRLAWVERRYDNGQLAATERWSAIVSVIVEMPRDLDRLRKNPLGIYVNAINWSKELG